Within the Gammaproteobacteria bacterium genome, the region GCGACCATAAATATCCTGTGCGAAATCTAACAGGTGTATCTCCAACAGGGCACGCGTACCGTCCACCGTGGGCCGCGTGCCGACATTCGCCACGCCGGGGAGAGGTTCCGCATCGAGTCCAAACATCTCCACCGCGAACACGCCTTGCACTGGCGATGCCTTGCGATGCAGATAAATATTGGCGGTGGGGAAACCGATGGTCCGTCCCCGCTGGTCACCATGCGCCACACGCCCGCACATGCGATAAGGCCGCCCGAGCAGTTTCCCGGCGGTATTCAGGTCGCCATGGGCCAACGCCTCGCGGATACGTGTGCTGCTGACGCGCGCGCCATCAATGCTGAAGGTATGCCGGTTCACCACTTGGAAACCGTACCGCGCACCCGCTTCCTTGAGCATGGCAAAATCACCCTGGCGCTGGTGGCCGAAACGGAAATCATCACCCACCACGAGATAACGCACTCCCAGCCCTTCCACCAGAATACGGCGGATAAAATCCTGTGCGTTTGTTTCAGAGAGTGTGCGGTTAAATGGCAGGCACAGCACACGATCAACTGAAAAGCGACGCAACGCCTGGATCTTTTCCCTGAATCGCGTCAGGCGTGGCGGCACCGCGCTTTGCGCAAAAAACTCCTGTGGATACGGCTCGAAGGTGATCACCACCGAGGGCAGATCCAGCTCCGCCGCCTTTTCCGCCAGTTGCCCCAAAACCGCTTGGTGCCCCAGATGCACACCGTCAAAATTACCAATCGTCGCCACACAACCGCGATGACGGGGGCGAAGATTGCAAAGGCCGCGGATTAATTCCATGAATTTAAAATGTCTACTTTAGCCACGGAAAACATAGCGGCAGGGTTTCAGATTATACACGCTTGACACCCTCACTTGGCCTTCTGGCGAAAGTGATGGTAGCGCACGCCTGTCACCCACAAACAGGCAAAATAGGCCGCTGCGCCTGCACTCACCAAAAGCAAAAGATACATGATACGTTGCGAGCCGCTCCAGGCCATCCACACTGACCAATCCGCCGCGCCCCACCACAACAAGGCAGCCATTGCGGCGTTGGCAAATCCTACTTGCAGCATCAATCGCCACCACCCCGGTTCGGGCCGGTAGACTCCTTCGCGCCGCAATGCGCGGTACAGCAGCCACGCATTCAGATAGGCGGCCAGCGTCGAGGACAATGCAAGCCCCGCGTGAGCCAGCGGCAATACAAGCACCGCCTTGAATGCCAAACCGAGACCCAGTGCGATCAGGCCGATGCGCACCGGGGTGCGGGTGTCCTGCCGCGCGAAGAAGCCCGGCGCCAGCACCTTGATGAGCATAAAGGCGAGCACGCCCAGACCATACCCCATCAGACTACGCGAGGACATCTCCACGTCATGCGCACTATACTTGCCATATTGGAACAGCGAGATAAGCAAGGGTCCCGCCAACACCAGCAAGCCGACCATTGCTGGTGTGCCGACTAGCATCACCCACCGCAACCCCCAATCCATGGTGTGCGAGAACCCCTCGCTTGACGCCTGCGCATGTTTAAGCGATAGGCTGGGCAGGATTACAGTGGCCAGCGCAACGCCGAACACCCCCAGCGGAAACTCCACCAGGCGATCCGAGTAGTAGAGCCACGACACGCTGCCTGTCACTAAAAATGAGGCAATGACTGTATCAATCAGCAAGCTGACCTGCGCCACCGACGAGCCAAACAGGCTGGGCAGCATCAGCGTGAGGACGCGCTGCACCCCTTCCTGCTTCCATGCCCAGCGCGGGCGTGGCAGCAGGCGCAGGCGATACAAAAAGGGCAACTGAAACAACAACTGCACGATGCCGGCAATGAACACGCCCCACGCCAGCGCCACTATCGGCTCATCCATAAGCGGCGCGAGCCAAAGCGCGGTGCCGATCATCGCCAGGTTCAAAAAAACCGGTGTCAGGGCCGGCACGACAAAACGTCCGTAGCTGTTGAGTATGCCCCCGGCAAACGCGGTCAACGAGATGAACAATATATAGGGAAAGGTGATGCGCAACATCTCCACCGTCAGATCATACTTGTGCGGTTCGTCCAGAAAACCCGGCGCAAAGATCATGATCAGCAGCGGCGCAGCAATGATGCCGGCGAGCGTAATCAGAAACAGCAATGCCCCCAGCGTACCCGCCACATCATCGGCCAGTTTTTTCACCTCGTCGTGGCTACGCTGGGTTTTGTATTCGGACAGCACGGGCACAAAGGCCTGAGAGAACGACCCTTCCGCAAACAGACGGCGCAAAAAGTTAGGGATACGGAACGCCACAAAAAAGGCATCCGCACCCGCACCCGCACCGAACACCCGCGCAATCACCATATCGCGCACAAAACCCAGCACGCGCGAGACCATGGTCATTGCGCTGACCGTGGCGGTGGATCTCAATAAACCCATAACAATATTCTCAAAGGCGGGGGATACGCGGAGGAATCAATAGCATCTATCTTACTATGCGCATGCCGGAATTGACAAAAGATGGGAAAACCAGCATAGTAACAGACTTAACGAATTTACCGGATTTCAGGAGTCCACAACCTTGGCCAACACTGCACAAGCTAAAAAACGCGCCCGTCAGGCGGAAGTACATCGTCAACACAACACCAGCATGCGCTCCAGCGTACGCTCCGCGATCAAGAAGGTGGTAAACACCATCGAGTCGGGTGACAAGACCCAGGCGCAAAGCGCCTATGCCAGCGCCACCCCGCTCATCGACCGCATGGCGCGCAAGGGCATCATGAGCAAGAACAAGGCCGCCCGCCACAAAAGCCGCTTGAACCAGCATATCCGGGCGCTACAGGCTTAATTTCTGCCTGGGGCAACTCTCTCCGAGTTGCCCCACCCCTCAATCCTGATGTTGTTGCCAGCCGGGGATCACATCTCCCGAGCTAAACAATTACGTCAACACCAAATTATCTCTATGCATTAGCTCCGGCTCGTCCACGTAACCCAGCAATCCCTCAATTTTATCGCTCGGCTGGCGCATGATTTTACGTGTATCCTCGGCGCTGTAATTCACTAGGCCACGGGCCACTTCTGTGCCGTCTTCACCCACACAAGCCACTACGTCACCGCGCCCGAAACTGCCTTCCACAGCAACTACCCCGACAGGAAGCAGACTGCGTCCAGCCTCACGCAACACACGCACCGCGCCCGCATCCAGCACCAATCGTCCCCGAACCTGCAATTGTCCAGCCAGCCACTGCTTGCGTGCCGCCAGCGCCTCCTGGCCGGGCAACAGCAAAGTGCCGACCTTTTCTCCTTCAGCAATGCGCTGCAAGATGTTGGCCTCGCGCCCGTAGGCGATGACCGTAGCAGCGCCGGAGCGCGCGGCGCGGGCGGCGGCGCGCACCTTGGTGAGCATGCCGCCGCGTCCCAGGCTGCCCACGCCACCGGCACCGGCCATTTGTTCGAGTTGCGGATCTCCGGCAAGGGCCTCGCTAATCAAGGGGGCGCCGGGATCTTTGCGCGGGTCACGTTCGTACATGCCGGGCTGATCGGTGAGCAACACCAGAAGGTCGGCCTCGATCAGGTTGGTGACCAATGCACCGAGGGTGTCGTTGTCGCCGAAGCGGATTTCTTCCACCGCCACTGTATCGTTTTCGTTGACCACCGGCACCACACCCAGGGAGAGCAAGGTGCGCAAGGTGCTGCGCGCGTTCAGGTAACGTTGCCGGTCGGCGAGGTCGTCGTGGGTGAGCAGGATCTGCGCGGTGCGGATACCGTGGCGCTGGAAGCAGGTCTCGTAGGTTTGCACCAGCCCCATCTGCCCCACCGCCGCCGCAGCCTGCAATTCGTGCAGCGCGCTGGGGCGGCGCGTCCAGCCCAGGCGCTTAACGCCTTCGGCCACTGCGCCAGAGGAGACCAGCACCAGCTCGATGCCGCTGGCACGCAATGCGGCGATCTGTGCTGCCCAGGCGCCGATCAGGCCTTCGTCCAGACCTCGCCCGTTATTGGTAAGCAGTGAGCTACCGACCTTGACGATCCAACGTCGCGCCTGGGTGATTTGCTGTCTATTGTTCATGCAGTAACACCCTACGAAATAACCGGCCGCACCTTGCTCGCCGCCAGCTTGGCGCGGTTGCGCGCCTCGTCGGTGGTTGCACCATTAGCCAGTGCCACGCCCATGCGGCGGCGTGCGAATGCTTCGGGTTTGCCGAACAGGCGCAGATCGGTCTGCGGCACACGCAGCGCTTCATCGACGCCCTCAAAAGCAATGCCCTGCTCTTCCATGCCACCGTAGATCACCGCGCTGGCGCCGGGAGCGCGCAATGCGGTGGACACCGGCAAACCCAGGATGGCGCGCGCATGCAACTCAAATTCATTTTGTGTCTGGCTTATCATGGTGACCATGCCGGTGTCGTGTGGACGTGGGCTAACCTCGCTGAACCAGACCTGATCCCCCTTCACGAACAGCTCCACGCCAAAGATGCCACGCCCACCAAGATTATCGGTAACCGCTTTGGCGATCTGTTGCGCGCGCTTCAGCGCCGCGCTGCTCATAGCCTGTGGCTGCCAGCTTTCCACGTAATCACCCTTGACCTGCACGTGGCCAATGGGCTCGCAGAAATAAGTCTCGACCGCGCCAGATTCACCCTGCGCCCGCACGGTGAGCAGGGTGATCTCGAAGTCAAAGTCGATCATCTCTTCAACGATGACCCGGCCCCGATGCACGCGCCCACCGCTCATGGCATACTCCCAGGCGGTGGCGACATCCTCAGGTTCATTGACGGTAGACTGCCCCTTGCCCGAGGACGACATCACCGGTTTGACGATGCACGGATAGCCGATGCCACCATCGATAGCGATTTTCAATTCGGTGAGGCTTTCAGCGAAGGCGTAGCGCGAGGTCAGCAGCTCCAGCGTTTCCGCCGCCAGGCGGCGGATACCTTCACGATTCATGGTGAGCTGTGCGGCGCGCGCAGTGGGAATAACCTCCGCCAGACCTTCTTCCTCGATCCGTACCAGCATGTCGGTGGCAATGGCCTCAATTTCAGGCACGATGATGTGCGGGCGTTCCTGCTCCACCAGGGCACGCAACGCCTCTCCGTCAGCCATATTGATGACATGCGCACGATGCGCCACCTGATGCCCCGGCGCATCGGGATAGCGATCCACAGCGATCACTTCCACTCCCAGGCGCTGCAGGGCAATGATAACTTCCTTGCCCAGTTCACCGCTACCGAGCAGCATCACGCGAGTTGCGCCGGGGGATAACGGGGTGCCAATTTTCATGCTTTCGACTCCATCGGAGCTTGAGCCAGCAACGCATCGAGTTCGCCGCGCCGGTTCAGTGCGTTTATATCGTCGAACCCGCCGATATGCTGATCATTGATGAAAATCTGCGGCACGCTGCGCTGCCCTTGAGCGCGATCAAGCATGCGCTCCCTGGCTTCCGCATCGAAACCGACGTTGTATTCGAAATATTCCGCGCCTTTCAGCTTGAGCAACGCCTTGGCGCGCACGCAATAGGGGCATATCAGCGTGGTGTATATTTCAATATGCGCGCGGATTGGATTCTGGGTCGAGTCTTTCATCTTTATATCGAGGGCGTTCGGCTATCTGATGAACAAGCAGGTGTATAATAGCAGCGAATCAGAACACCTGAAAGGAAAACCCTAGTGAAAAAAGACCAGATCTACGTCGGTATAGCCAACGATGAATTCGGCGGTATGACCACCATCGGCGGCGTCATCAAGGACGCTTGGGTTTTCGGCATTATCCCAGAAACAGAAACGTGCGAAGGATGGAATTTGGCGCAGATTCAGATGATCATGGACAAGGTCTGCCAGGAATGGGACCACCACGGCCACCTCGTAAAACATCTACCCGAAGAAATGCGCCAGCGCCACGAACGCATCCATACCGAGGCGATCCGCAAGGCGCGTGATGCAGGCTGGTCGCCGGAATTGATGAACGAATAAAAACGGCTGCCATTCACAAACGAAACTCAGACCCTCAAGGACAGCGAGGGTCTAGGTTTTGGCGACAATCAATGCGCCGCTCTCATTCCCGGCAGCATCAATAACTGTGCCTCAACAAACCGCGCGCGGGCTTCCGGCAGGATGGATTCAATGATCTCTTCTGTCAAACCGGTGATTTTCCATGCCACAGGATCCACGGTTTCCGTCGATTTCTTGCGCGCCCCGTCCGGCTCCACCTGGTTTGCGACCACGCCGGCGATATGAACGATAGCGGTCTCCAGGCCAAATTGCTCCGCCTTGCCTGGCTCATGATGAAACTCCAACACCTCTTGCAGGCTCACCGGCAGGCGCCACAAACGCATCAGCTCGCCACCCACCTGCGCATGATCGAAGCCTATCACCTCACGTTCGGCGAGATAGGCAGGGGTGCCGGAATCACGGGCGCGCACCAACGCAACTTTCATCAACTCCGCTATTTTGGTATACATGATCAAGTACCCAACATCATGTAACAAGCCGGCAACAAACAAGCGCTCACTATGCAGCACGCCGCAATGTGGCCCTAGCATCTTCGCCACCACACCGCAGCAAATACTATGGCGCCAGAAGCTGTCCATATCGACCAGTGTGCTGGGGATACCTGAAAACATCCGCATCGCCGATGTCGCCACAACCAGATCACGCAACTCCCGCGCACCAATTAATGTAACGGCACGCGACACCGTGTCGACACGCGACACGTGGCTGTAAAACGGGCTATTTGCGATCTTCAGCAGACGCGCCGTCAACGCTGCATCCTGGCCGATCACCTTACCAATGTCCGAGGCAGAGTAACGGGGGTTCTCGGCCATTTCGTTGACACGCACACACACCTCAGGAAGGGAGACAAGGCCAGAGATACCTTTAACAAGTTCATGGGGGGTCGTCATGTACATCTCCTTATTTTGAGCGGTTGAGTCCTGGTTAAGCCAAAGTGGGTAATGCTCATATCGTCCTGTTGCTTGCTTTTCTTTAGGCCATTATTTCCGGCGTACTGTTAAAATGATGCTATGCCTAAATCCCAACCTATATTGCGCCTTGCCATCCCCTCACCGCTACACCGCAATTTCGATTATCTGCCTCCACCCGGCTGCGATACTACCCAGCTCCTGCCCGGTGTGCGTCTGCGCGTGCCGTTCGGCAGGACAAAAACAATTGGCATACTGTTGGAGGTGGACTCGCAAAGCACGGTGGAAGGCGCACGGCTCAAGGCGGTGCTGGAGGTGCTGGACGAGCAGCCGGTGTTGCCGCCGGACATCATGCAGCTCGCCAGGTGGGCAAGCGGCTACTACCATCACCCCTTGGGCGAGGTGCTTTCCGCTGCACTGCCTGGACTGCTGCGCACGGGGCATACGCTGCAAATACGGGGCACTCGCTGCTGGCTGCTTACTGAGGCGGGCAAGACTGTTGAAATCAGCGACCTGTCCCGTGCCCCGCGACAAGCGGCCCTGTTGCGTTTACTGCAAACCTCTCCTGACGGGATGATCGCAGAACAGTTGGCGGAGCAAACCGGCGATTGGCGGGGAGCGATGCGCGCGCTCATCGAAAAAGGCTGGGTGGAGAGCAAGGAAAGTCCCTGCCTGACGGTACCGGATCGAAAACCCAACGAATCCCCACCATCATTAAATGTCGCTCAAAACGAGGCTGTCACAGCAGTGTGCGGCTCGCTGCAACGTTATCAGGCATTTCTGCTGGATGGCGTCACTGGCAGCGGCAAAACCGAGGTTTATCTGCGCATCATTGAGCAGGTGCTTGCTCAAGGACTTCAGGCGCTGGTGCTGGTGCCGGAGATTGGACTTACCCCGCAGCTTGTCACGCGTTTCCAGCATCGTTTCAATGTGCCGCTGGCGGTGTTGCATTCAGGGCTATCCGACCGGGAACGGCTGACCGCCTGGCTGATGGCGCGTGACGGACAGGCACCTATCGTCATCGGCACCCGTTCAGCGGTGTTCACGCCACTGGCCCGGCCCGGTGTATTTATTATTGACGAAGAGCACGACCTGTCACTCAAACAGCAGGAGGGTTTTCGTTACTCGGCACGCGATGTGGCGGTGATGCGCGCGCATCAGGCACAGATTCCCATCCTCCTGGGTTCCGCCACCCCCGCGCTGGAAAGCCTGCATAACGTCACCACCGGGCGTTATCACCTGCTCACGCTGCCGGAACGGGCAGGTAGCGCGCTGCACCCCACTATTGAAGTGCTGGACGTGCGCCACCAGCCCATGGAAGACAGCCTGTCCCAGCCCTTGCTCAGCCTGATCAAACGCCACCTTGCCGGCAACAATCAAGTGCTGCTGTTCCTGAACCGGCGCGGCTACGCGCCCACCCTGCTCTGTCACGACTGCGGCTGGGTTGCCGAGTGCCGGCGCTGCGACGCGCGACTGACATTACATCACGGATCGCGCCTGCTGCAATGCCACCACTGCGGCACGCAACGCCACATAGACAAGCACTGCCCGAAGTGCAACAGCGCGGATCTACGCTCATTGGGACACGGCACCGAGCGCATAGAGCAGGCGCTGCAACGCCACTTTTCGAACACCCCCGTGCTGCGCATTGACCGCGACAGCACGCGGCGCAAAGGCGCATTACAGGCCTTGCTGGACAGCGTGCATACAGGCGAAAGTCAAATATTGATCGGCACACAAATGCTCGCCAAGGGCCACCACTTTCCCGATGTCACATTGGTCGGCATTTTGGACGCGGATCAAGGATTGTTCGGTGCCGACTTCCGCGCCAGTGAGCGCATGGCGCAGTTGATTGTTCAGGTGGCCGGGCGCGCGGGACGCGCCGACAAACCGGGGCAGGTGGTAATCCAGACCCACCACCCCGATCATCCCTTGCTGCATTTGCTCATCACCCAGGGCTATCACAGCTTCGCCGCAGCGGCACTGGAAGAACGGCGCGAGACACATCTGCCCCCGTTCAGCAACCTGGTGCTGCTGCGCGCCGAGGCGGGCAACCGTGAGCTCCCTCAGCAATTCCTCAACGAGGCGCGCACCGCTGCTGAAATACAGATGATGGAAGGTATTGAATTAATGGGCCCTGTGCCTGCCCCAATGGAAAAACGCGCGGGCCGTTACCGCGCCCACCTGTTGCTACAGGCCACGCGCCGCAGCGATCTGCACCGCCTGCTCGACGCCTGGATACCCCGCCTTGAAAAATTGCCGCTGGCGCGCAAGGTACGCTGGGCGCTGGATGTGGATCCGATGGAGATGTTTTAGTTATTTCAGCCCTGATCTGGCCTTGATAAATTCCACAACCTGGATCAGAGGAATATTCTGACTCTCTGCGTCACGCCGTCCCTTATATTCAATCACACCTTCGTCCAGCTTGCTCTCGCCAAGCACCAAACGGTGCGGGATGCCAATCAGCTCCATATCCGTGAACATCACGCCCGCGCGCTCCTTGCGATCGTCGTATAACACCTCGACGCCTGCCGCCTGCAATTCACTATAAAGGGTGTCAGCGGCGTCACGGATGCGCTGTGATTTGTGCATATTCATCGGCAACAGTGCGACCTGGAAAGGCGCGATAGCGTCGGGCCAGATGATGCCCTTGTCATCGTTGTTCTGCTCGATGGCGGAAGCGACGATGCGCGACACGCCGATGCCATAGCAACCCATCGTCATCACGATGCTGCGTCCTTGTTCATCCAGACAGGTGGCGTTCAGCGCCTTGCTGTACTTGTCGCCCAGTTGAAAAATGTGGCCTACCTCGATGCCACGGCGGATCGCCAGCCGTCCCTCGCAACGCGGACATTGCTCACCCGCGCGCACTGTGCGCAGGTCGGCCACCGGCGGTAGCGCCAAGTCTTCGCCCCAATTGAGATTGATCCAGTGGTAATCCAGCTCGTTCGCGCCGCTGGAGAAATTGCGGGCCTGGGCGGCCTGCTGATCCACCATCACAGTCAAACCGGCGGGCAGTCCCAGCGGGCCAACAAAACCCACCGGTGCGCCGGTGGCGGAAAATACTTCGGCGACTTCCGCCATACGCAGATTTGTCGCACCGAGAGCACGCGCCGCTTTTATCGTGTTGAGTTCGTCACCTCCACCAATAAAAAACACTACCGGTTTATCATCGGCGATCACCACCACGCTCTTGACGATGCGCTCAAAGGAGATGCCAAGCATCTGCGCCTGTTCGTCGACAGTGCGGATGCCCGGTGTAGAGACTTTCTCCTTCTCACGTGGCGCTTCATGCGCGGGCGCGGGCAGGCGACTGGTGGCCATTTCTACATTCGCGGCGTAGTTACAGCTATCGCAAAATGCGATGGCGTCCTCGCCCGAATCGGCCAGCACATGGAATTCATGCGAGTAGCGCCCGCCGATACTGCCGGTGTCTGCCTCCACGGGACGGAATTCCAATCCGAGACGCGTGAAGATGCGCGTATAGGTTTGATGCATCAGATCATAGGTCTCTTGCAGCGAAGTCTGATCGAGATGGAAGGAATAGGCATCCTTCATGATGAACTCGCGGGCACGCATCACGCCGAAACGCGGGCGGGTCTCATCGCGGAACTTGGTCTGAATCTGATAAAAGTTGGAGGGCAGCTGCTTGTAGCTGCGGATCTCGCGGCGGATCAGATCGGTGATGACCTCTTCGTGCGTCGGGCCAAAACAAAATTCACGACCGTGGCGATCCTTGAGACGCAGCAGCTCCGGCCCATACTGCTCCCAACGTCCGGACTCCTGCCACAGCTCGGCGGGTTGCACGGCGGGCATCAACACCTCCAGCGCCCCGGCGCGGTCCATCTCCTCGCGCACGATGGCCTCTACCTTACGTAATACGCGCAGCCCCAAAGGCAGCCATGTATAAAGGCCGGCAGCAAGCTTGCGGATCATCCCGGCGCGCAGCATCAGTTGGTGGCTAATCACCTCAGCATCGGACGGGGTTTCTTTGACGGTAGATAATAAAAATCGTGATACGCGCATGGTGTGTCTTTCTTAAGTGAAGTCATGGAATTCTACTGGTGTATATGCACCACGTACAGCCCTGTACAAGCTGACGTAACCTTATGAAAGCGACAGGTCACGCACTCTTCCTGTGCTTATGATGGGAAAAGTGTAGGAGTCTCTCCGGCAGGCCGCCAGTACCGTAGGCTGGGATGACAATCCCAGCTTTTACCATACAATCAATAAGCCTCACTCTTGTTCGCATGTGTTCAGACTCCCCCGCAACACCTGTCGTAATTTTCCGTGCAAAAACAAACTCCGCCTTTGCTGTGGACGCGGCTCACTTCCTACGCCATCCCTGGATTTGCTTGCGGATCAGCGGTAATGCCGCTTGCGCCGCCCTCTCTCCTTCCAGAATAGCAAGATGCTTGCTTTCGAAATCGGTGGCGCCAATCATGCCCGTGTTGGGGCGAATCACTATGTCGGCGCCGGCTAATTCATAGCTGCTTATCGATTGCCCCATGATGGTGAAGGTCTGCAACAGGACGTCCAGCGTGTCTTCGATCTTGGCGGCGCCTGGTTTTTTGGAGATGTCTACCGCGATCACTATATCAGCGCCGAGGCTCCGCGCCGCGTTGACGGGAACGGGGCTGACCAACCCACCGTCCACATATTCGTGCCCGGCAATCGAGACCGGTTGAAACACGCCTGGTACGCTGCTGGAGGCGCGCACTGCCATGCCGGTATTGCCGCGCCGAAACGCGACCATTTCCCCGCTTTGCAAGTCGGTAGCCACGGCGGCATAGGGTTTAGCCAGGTACTCGATACCCCGGTTCTGCAACGCCTTGTTTATAAACGTCTGTAATTGCTCACCCTTGATGAAGCCACGGGACGGCAGCATATAGTCGCTCACGCTGGATTCTTCCAGCTGGAATGCGATTTTCTGTAGATCAAAGCCGGTATACCCACC harbors:
- the ribF gene encoding bifunctional riboflavin kinase/FAD synthetase, whose protein sequence is MELIRGLCNLRPRHRGCVATIGNFDGVHLGHQAVLGQLAEKAAELDLPSVVITFEPYPQEFFAQSAVPPRLTRFREKIQALRRFSVDRVLCLPFNRTLSETNAQDFIRRILVEGLGVRYLVVGDDFRFGHQRQGDFAMLKEAGARYGFQVVNRHTFSIDGARVSSTRIREALAHGDLNTAGKLLGRPYRMCGRVAHGDQRGRTIGFPTANIYLHRKASPVQGVFAVEMFGLDAEPLPGVANVGTRPTVDGTRALLEIHLLDFAQDIYGRYVQVDFLHKLRDEQKFASLDELKRQIEFDAVQARGFFDNKIELI
- the murJ gene encoding murein biosynthesis integral membrane protein MurJ codes for the protein MGLLRSTATVSAMTMVSRVLGFVRDMVIARVFGAGAGADAFFVAFRIPNFLRRLFAEGSFSQAFVPVLSEYKTQRSHDEVKKLADDVAGTLGALLFLITLAGIIAAPLLIMIFAPGFLDEPHKYDLTVEMLRITFPYILFISLTAFAGGILNSYGRFVVPALTPVFLNLAMIGTALWLAPLMDEPIVALAWGVFIAGIVQLLFQLPFLYRLRLLPRPRWAWKQEGVQRVLTLMLPSLFGSSVAQVSLLIDTVIASFLVTGSVSWLYYSDRLVEFPLGVFGVALATVILPSLSLKHAQASSEGFSHTMDWGLRWVMLVGTPAMVGLLVLAGPLLISLFQYGKYSAHDVEMSSRSLMGYGLGVLAFMLIKVLAPGFFARQDTRTPVRIGLIALGLGLAFKAVLVLPLAHAGLALSSTLAAYLNAWLLYRALRREGVYRPEPGWWRLMLQVGFANAAMAALLWWGAADWSVWMAWSGSQRIMYLLLLVSAGAAAYFACLWVTGVRYHHFRQKAK
- the rpsT gene encoding 30S ribosomal protein S20, which gives rise to MANTAQAKKRARQAEVHRQHNTSMRSSVRSAIKKVVNTIESGDKTQAQSAYASATPLIDRMARKGIMSKNKAARHKSRLNQHIRALQA
- the proB gene encoding glutamate 5-kinase → MNNRQQITQARRWIVKVGSSLLTNNGRGLDEGLIGAWAAQIAALRASGIELVLVSSGAVAEGVKRLGWTRRPSALHELQAAAAVGQMGLVQTYETCFQRHGIRTAQILLTHDDLADRQRYLNARSTLRTLLSLGVVPVVNENDTVAVEEIRFGDNDTLGALVTNLIEADLLVLLTDQPGMYERDPRKDPGAPLISEALAGDPQLEQMAGAGGVGSLGRGGMLTKVRAAARAARSGAATVIAYGREANILQRIAEGEKVGTLLLPGQEALAARKQWLAGQLQVRGRLVLDAGAVRVLREAGRSLLPVGVVAVEGSFGRGDVVACVGEDGTEVARGLVNYSAEDTRKIMRQPSDKIEGLLGYVDEPELMHRDNLVLT
- the purT gene encoding formate-dependent phosphoribosylglycinamide formyltransferase; this translates as MKIGTPLSPGATRVMLLGSGELGKEVIIALQRLGVEVIAVDRYPDAPGHQVAHRAHVINMADGEALRALVEQERPHIIVPEIEAIATDMLVRIEEEGLAEVIPTARAAQLTMNREGIRRLAAETLELLTSRYAFAESLTELKIAIDGGIGYPCIVKPVMSSSGKGQSTVNEPEDVATAWEYAMSGGRVHRGRVIVEEMIDFDFEITLLTVRAQGESGAVETYFCEPIGHVQVKGDYVESWQPQAMSSAALKRAQQIAKAVTDNLGGRGIFGVELFVKGDQVWFSEVSPRPHDTGMVTMISQTQNEFELHARAILGLPVSTALRAPGASAVIYGGMEEQGIAFEGVDEALRVPQTDLRLFGKPEAFARRRMGVALANGATTDEARNRAKLAASKVRPVIS
- the grxC gene encoding glutaredoxin 3 — encoded protein: MKDSTQNPIRAHIEIYTTLICPYCVRAKALLKLKGAEYFEYNVGFDAEARERMLDRAQGQRSVPQIFINDQHIGGFDDINALNRRGELDALLAQAPMESKA
- a CDS encoding HDOD domain-containing protein, whose translation is MTTPHELVKGISGLVSLPEVCVRVNEMAENPRYSASDIGKVIGQDAALTARLLKIANSPFYSHVSRVDTVSRAVTLIGARELRDLVVATSAMRMFSGIPSTLVDMDSFWRHSICCGVVAKMLGPHCGVLHSERLFVAGLLHDVGYLIMYTKIAELMKVALVRARDSGTPAYLAEREVIGFDHAQVGGELMRLWRLPVSLQEVLEFHHEPGKAEQFGLETAIVHIAGVVANQVEPDGARKKSTETVDPVAWKITGLTEEIIESILPEARARFVEAQLLMLPGMRAAH
- a CDS encoding primosomal protein N', yielding MPKSQPILRLAIPSPLHRNFDYLPPPGCDTTQLLPGVRLRVPFGRTKTIGILLEVDSQSTVEGARLKAVLEVLDEQPVLPPDIMQLARWASGYYHHPLGEVLSAALPGLLRTGHTLQIRGTRCWLLTEAGKTVEISDLSRAPRQAALLRLLQTSPDGMIAEQLAEQTGDWRGAMRALIEKGWVESKESPCLTVPDRKPNESPPSLNVAQNEAVTAVCGSLQRYQAFLLDGVTGSGKTEVYLRIIEQVLAQGLQALVLVPEIGLTPQLVTRFQHRFNVPLAVLHSGLSDRERLTAWLMARDGQAPIVIGTRSAVFTPLARPGVFIIDEEHDLSLKQQEGFRYSARDVAVMRAHQAQIPILLGSATPALESLHNVTTGRYHLLTLPERAGSALHPTIEVLDVRHQPMEDSLSQPLLSLIKRHLAGNNQVLLFLNRRGYAPTLLCHDCGWVAECRRCDARLTLHHGSRLLQCHHCGTQRHIDKHCPKCNSADLRSLGHGTERIEQALQRHFSNTPVLRIDRDSTRRKGALQALLDSVHTGESQILIGTQMLAKGHHFPDVTLVGILDADQGLFGADFRASERMAQLIVQVAGRAGRADKPGQVVIQTHHPDHPLLHLLITQGYHSFAAAALEERRETHLPPFSNLVLLRAEAGNRELPQQFLNEARTAAEIQMMEGIELMGPVPAPMEKRAGRYRAHLLLQATRRSDLHRLLDAWIPRLEKLPLARKVRWALDVDPMEMF
- a CDS encoding proline--tRNA ligase, whose product is MRVSRFLLSTVKETPSDAEVISHQLMLRAGMIRKLAAGLYTWLPLGLRVLRKVEAIVREEMDRAGALEVLMPAVQPAELWQESGRWEQYGPELLRLKDRHGREFCFGPTHEEVITDLIRREIRSYKQLPSNFYQIQTKFRDETRPRFGVMRAREFIMKDAYSFHLDQTSLQETYDLMHQTYTRIFTRLGLEFRPVEADTGSIGGRYSHEFHVLADSGEDAIAFCDSCNYAANVEMATSRLPAPAHEAPREKEKVSTPGIRTVDEQAQMLGISFERIVKSVVVIADDKPVVFFIGGGDELNTIKAARALGATNLRMAEVAEVFSATGAPVGFVGPLGLPAGLTVMVDQQAAQARNFSSGANELDYHWINLNWGEDLALPPVADLRTVRAGEQCPRCEGRLAIRRGIEVGHIFQLGDKYSKALNATCLDEQGRSIVMTMGCYGIGVSRIVASAIEQNNDDKGIIWPDAIAPFQVALLPMNMHKSQRIRDAADTLYSELQAAGVEVLYDDRKERAGVMFTDMELIGIPHRLVLGESKLDEGVIEYKGRRDAESQNIPLIQVVEFIKARSGLK